In Candidatus Methylomirabilota bacterium, the DNA window CTGGGAGACTACCCCGCCCCGCCAAGGTCGAAAGTAGAGGCGCCTGCCGCCCCCGAGAAAGGTAACGGAACAGGCGCCAGCAGGGTACCCACTAACGTGGAGTCGCCCGCCAGCATATTTCTACCACACTCCGCCCAGGCAGAAAACTGTGCTGCTCCTGGGTGTCACTCATCAGCCTCAAGGGTCCACGTTTCGCCGCAAGGTCTCCGCATCCTTCTGCTGCCTCTCGGCCTGCTCCTGCTGACGCTCGGCCTCCTCGCGGAGGTGGGCCACGGCGTCCTCAACCTCTTGACGATGGTCGGGGCAAATGCCGTGCGACGCGGACTCATTCGTGACCGGTTACTTCTCGCCGATCAGTGCCTCGGGTTCCGATTTGCCGGACTTGAGACACCAGGCACAGAGAACCCTCATGGGCACAATGCTCGCACGCGCCCTGATTTCGCACAAGGACCTGAGGCGGTCGAGACACCTGGGCACCCTCGGCCGCGGGGGACTCCGCGATGAGCCGCGCGGCCCTCTACCTCCGCGTGTCCACGCGAGACCAAAGCGCGGACAATCAGGAGCACGAGCTGCGCCGCTGGGCGGGGCGCCTCAGCTTCCACGTCGTGCGCGTCTACGCTGACACGGCGAGCGGGGCGCGGACGTGGACTACGCGCAGATCGTAAAGAGTTACGCGCCCGAGAATGCCGGGCGCGGTCGGTATAGCCCGCCCGTCGTGGTTGGTGTGGAGAAGGTCGAGATCGCCGGACGGCCAAGTTGGTTCAAGGTCTGCACGTCCTATGTGGAGCGCCACAACCTGACCATCCGGATGCAGTTGCGCCGCTTTACGCGGCTGACCAATGGCTTCTCGAAAAAGCTTGAGAACCTCAAGGCCATGGTGGCGCTCTACATCTGCTACTACAACTTCTGCCGGGTTCATAGTAGCCTTCGGGTCACCCCGGCCATGGCGGCTGGGGTGACGGATCGGGTGTGGGGGCTGGAGGAACTAATCTAAGTAATGGCGAGCAGCAAGAGAAGAAGGAAGGAACAAGAAAGAATCGCTAGGGCTATCGCGGCTCATTTGCCAGCGAAGCGGCGCGTCCTCAAC includes these proteins:
- a CDS encoding recombinase family protein — its product is MSRAALYLRVSTRDQSADNQEHELRRWAGRLSFHVVRVYADTASGARTWTTRRS